A window of the Streptomyces sp. Ag109_O5-10 genome harbors these coding sequences:
- a CDS encoding ABC transporter substrate-binding protein: protein MTTQRTSGRRKQALAAAAAVAGMLALAACGGGNSSDDGGSKNGAAGFDAANNKVAQASLVKKGGELKFVSAQDADFWDTTRGYYGFMWDFSRYYSRQLLTFKTEPGAAGAELTPDLATDMGQVSADGKTYTFHLRDGITWEDGKAITSQDIKYGIERVWAQDVLSGGPIYLQQMLDPNNTYKGPYKDTSKDHLGLKAISTPDAKTIVFHLPKANADFKQVLAMVTASPVRQDKDTKAKYTLHPFSSGPYKFESYSPGKKLVLVRNTSWKASSDPVRKAYPDKISLTISSNQSDMDQRLINGDYDIDASQTGLGPQGRTIALKQHKGNLDNPISGFIRYAVFPQSVKPFDNIDCRKAVIYAADHVSLQTARGGPIAGGDIGTNMLPPAIAGGEGQKYDPYGISGANKTGNDDLAKKALKACGQPNGFKTTIAVRNNKQQEVATATSLQAALKKVGIQADIYQYDGAQSSGIIGSPSNVAKKKLGIIIMGWGADFPTVQGFGAPLWDSSYILQSGNNNFGLIKDKTIDGLFNQYNAQQDEAKKTQIATEINHKVTEGAYYLPFTFERLLNWRSSRIANVYTTNAYSGYYDFVNIGLKSTK, encoded by the coding sequence GTGACTACCCAACGCACCTCAGGGCGGCGTAAGCAGGCGTTGGCCGCTGCTGCCGCGGTCGCCGGCATGCTGGCCTTGGCAGCGTGCGGCGGCGGAAACAGCAGCGACGACGGCGGTTCGAAGAACGGCGCCGCCGGCTTCGACGCGGCGAACAACAAGGTCGCCCAGGCCTCGCTGGTCAAGAAGGGCGGCGAGCTCAAGTTCGTCTCCGCCCAGGACGCCGACTTCTGGGACACCACGCGCGGTTACTACGGCTTCATGTGGGACTTCTCGCGGTACTACAGCCGTCAGCTGCTCACCTTCAAGACCGAGCCGGGTGCCGCGGGCGCCGAGCTCACGCCCGACCTGGCCACCGACATGGGACAGGTCTCGGCCGACGGCAAGACCTACACCTTCCACCTGCGTGACGGGATCACCTGGGAGGACGGCAAGGCCATCACCTCCCAGGACATCAAGTACGGCATCGAGCGGGTCTGGGCGCAGGACGTGCTGTCCGGCGGTCCGATCTACCTCCAGCAGATGCTCGACCCCAACAACACCTACAAGGGTCCCTACAAGGACACCTCGAAGGACCACCTGGGCCTGAAGGCGATCTCCACGCCCGACGCCAAGACGATCGTCTTCCACCTGCCCAAGGCGAACGCGGACTTCAAGCAGGTCCTCGCCATGGTCACGGCGTCCCCGGTCCGCCAGGACAAGGACACCAAGGCGAAGTACACGCTGCACCCCTTCTCCTCCGGCCCGTACAAGTTCGAGTCGTACAGCCCGGGCAAGAAGCTGGTGCTGGTGCGCAACACCAGCTGGAAGGCGTCGTCCGACCCGGTGCGCAAGGCGTACCCGGACAAGATCTCGCTGACCATCTCCTCGAACCAGTCCGACATGGACCAGCGTCTGATCAACGGCGACTACGACATCGACGCCAGCCAGACGGGTCTGGGTCCGCAGGGCCGCACCATCGCCCTGAAGCAGCACAAGGGCAACCTGGACAACCCGATCTCCGGCTTCATCCGCTACGCGGTCTTCCCGCAGAGCGTCAAGCCGTTCGACAACATCGATTGCCGCAAGGCGGTCATCTACGCGGCCGACCACGTGTCGCTGCAGACCGCGCGCGGTGGCCCGATCGCCGGTGGTGACATCGGTACCAACATGCTCCCGCCCGCCATCGCCGGTGGCGAGGGCCAGAAGTACGACCCGTACGGGATCTCCGGTGCCAACAAGACCGGCAACGACGACCTGGCCAAGAAGGCGCTGAAGGCCTGCGGTCAGCCGAACGGCTTCAAGACCACCATCGCGGTCCGCAACAACAAGCAGCAGGAGGTGGCCACGGCCACGTCCCTGCAGGCGGCGCTGAAGAAGGTCGGCATCCAGGCCGACATCTACCAGTACGACGGTGCGCAGAGCTCCGGCATCATCGGCTCTCCCTCGAACGTCGCGAAGAAGAAGCTCGGCATCATCATCATGGGCTGGGGCGCGGACTTCCCGACCGTCCAGGGCTTCGGAGCCCCGCTGTGGGACAGCAGCTACATCCTGCAGAGCGGTAACAACAACTTCGGCCTGATCAAGGACAAGACGATCGACGGGCTGTTCAACCAGTACAACGCCCAGCAGGACGAGGCGAAGAAGACGCAGATCGCCACGGAGATCAACCACAAGGTCACCGAGGGCGCGTACTACCTGCCCTTCACCTTCGAGCGACTCCTGAACTGGCGCTCCTCGCGTATCGCCAACGTGTACACGACGAACGCGTACAGCGGCTACTACGACTTCGTCAACATCGGTCTGAAGTCCACGAAGTAA
- a CDS encoding ABC transporter permease, whose translation MTAPLHEPTAEAVPSAAEEAAAANAGDEAVQGRSLGRIAWERLKRDKLALTGGVVVLLLILVAVLAPVIANLVGQDPDTFHESLIDPLFGTPKGSLGGISGDHLLGVEPVNGRDIFARILYGAQISLLVGFLSAIVAVVLGTVLGILAGFFGGWVDSAISRVMDGLLAFPQLLFIIALVSVMPNDMLGLSGSSVRVFVMILVIGFFGWPYIGRVVRGQTLSMREREYVEAARSLGAGRFYILFKELLPNLVAPIIVYTTMMIPTNILTEAALSFLGVGVKPPTSSWGQMLSTAIDYYDSDPMYMVVPGVAIFITVLAFNLFGDGVRDALDPKGSR comes from the coding sequence ATGACGGCACCATTGCACGAGCCGACCGCGGAGGCGGTCCCGAGTGCGGCCGAAGAAGCGGCGGCTGCCAACGCCGGTGACGAGGCCGTGCAGGGGCGTTCCCTGGGCCGGATCGCCTGGGAGCGCCTCAAGCGCGACAAACTCGCCCTCACGGGCGGCGTTGTTGTGCTCCTCCTCATCCTGGTCGCCGTTCTCGCCCCAGTGATCGCCAATCTGGTCGGGCAGGACCCGGACACCTTCCACGAGAGCCTGATCGACCCTCTGTTCGGCACCCCCAAGGGGTCGTTGGGCGGCATCAGCGGCGACCACCTGCTGGGCGTCGAGCCCGTCAACGGCCGCGACATCTTCGCGCGGATCCTCTACGGCGCCCAGATCTCGCTCCTCGTGGGCTTCCTGTCCGCGATCGTCGCCGTCGTCCTCGGCACCGTCCTCGGCATCCTGGCCGGCTTCTTCGGCGGCTGGGTCGACTCGGCGATCAGCCGCGTCATGGACGGTCTGCTGGCCTTCCCGCAGCTGCTCTTCATCATCGCGCTGGTCTCCGTGATGCCGAACGACATGCTGGGGTTGAGCGGTTCCAGCGTGCGCGTCTTCGTGATGATCCTGGTCATCGGGTTCTTCGGCTGGCCGTACATCGGACGCGTGGTGCGCGGACAGACCCTCTCGATGCGTGAGCGCGAGTACGTCGAGGCCGCCCGATCGCTGGGTGCCGGGCGCTTCTACATCCTGTTCAAGGAACTGCTGCCCAACCTGGTCGCGCCGATCATCGTCTACACGACGATGATGATCCCCACCAACATCCTCACCGAGGCGGCACTCAGCTTCCTGGGTGTGGGCGTCAAGCCGCCCACGTCCTCCTGGGGGCAGATGCTCTCCACCGCGATCGACTACTACGACTCGGACCCCATGTACATGGTCGTCCCCGGCGTGGCGATCTTCATCACCGTTCTGGCCTTCAACCTCTTCGGCGACGGCGTGCGGGACGCGCTGGACCCCAAGGGCTCCCGCTGA
- a CDS encoding enhanced serine sensitivity protein SseB C-terminal domain-containing protein, which translates to MSASGTAAAGQVEHMLRQVTPGRYDAYEALLRALATPSSGQIWMLLWHGQAGSPDAQYGNMEVEGHGYAPCVTSAQELSASGWNRSYEVVDGVDVARTLYPDHFGLWLNPHAPGGGVGIPWLDLRRIATGLDRQPAGPLRLTEPAIEVPQFYALLTQNAHRTPAVRSLRRAWVQPALGAPYLAIGLDVYDTSPSAVDSVRGMMQQSIGAVPDGLPVSTVAMTDEYDPVVMWMRAAARPFYDREAHAAPAPAAGYGYPPAPGVY; encoded by the coding sequence GTGAGCGCCAGCGGCACCGCGGCGGCCGGACAGGTCGAGCACATGCTGCGCCAGGTAACCCCCGGGCGTTACGACGCCTACGAGGCACTCCTCCGCGCCCTCGCCACGCCGTCCTCCGGCCAGATCTGGATGCTGCTCTGGCACGGCCAGGCCGGCTCCCCCGACGCCCAGTACGGGAACATGGAGGTCGAGGGCCACGGCTACGCCCCCTGCGTGACCTCGGCCCAGGAACTCTCCGCGAGCGGCTGGAACCGCTCGTACGAGGTGGTCGACGGCGTCGACGTGGCCCGCACGCTCTACCCCGACCACTTCGGCCTCTGGCTCAACCCGCACGCCCCGGGCGGCGGCGTCGGCATCCCCTGGCTGGACCTGCGCCGCATCGCCACCGGCCTGGACCGCCAGCCGGCCGGCCCGCTCCGGCTCACCGAACCGGCCATCGAGGTCCCGCAGTTCTACGCCCTGCTCACGCAGAACGCCCACCGCACCCCCGCGGTCCGCTCGCTGCGCCGCGCCTGGGTACAGCCGGCCCTCGGGGCGCCGTACCTCGCGATCGGCCTGGACGTGTACGACACCTCGCCGTCGGCCGTGGACTCGGTGCGGGGGATGATGCAGCAGTCGATCGGCGCGGTGCCGGACGGACTGCCGGTGTCGACGGTCGCGATGACCGACGAGTACGACCCGGTCGTGATGTGGATGCGGGCGGCGGCACGGCCGTTCTACGACCGCGAGGCCCACGCGGCACCGGCCCCGGCGGCGGGCTACGGGTATCCGCCCGCGCCCGGCGTCTACTGA
- a CDS encoding enhanced serine sensitivity protein SseB: protein MDFPADIPADFPAQAHPHPHGGWPGNELEEVLSASLGVPAAAGRLIEVLGRSFLWIPLPEGGGPHSGPLDLPTMQIEGQVYVPVFSSEEQFRQVAGSHLSYTIAPAVEFARGLPPQVGIAVNPGGVVGLPLPPEAVAQLCRAGRTELDGPASGGRVRLFEPDWQDDPMDFLAAASAEFAAIGVVTTARRCLAAIETADPVMFVGIELSQWEGDLRALPLEALGKALGRVPVKWPVNLVLLDVADDPVGHWMRENVRPFYQYGH, encoded by the coding sequence ATGGACTTCCCGGCGGACATTCCCGCGGACTTCCCGGCACAGGCGCACCCCCACCCGCACGGCGGGTGGCCCGGCAACGAACTGGAGGAGGTCCTGTCGGCCTCCCTCGGCGTGCCCGCGGCGGCGGGCCGGCTCATCGAGGTACTGGGGCGGAGCTTCCTGTGGATCCCGCTGCCCGAGGGCGGCGGCCCGCACAGCGGCCCGCTGGACCTGCCCACCATGCAGATCGAGGGCCAGGTGTACGTGCCGGTCTTCAGCTCCGAGGAGCAGTTCCGGCAGGTGGCCGGCTCCCACCTGTCGTACACGATCGCCCCGGCGGTCGAGTTCGCCCGCGGCCTGCCCCCGCAGGTCGGCATCGCCGTCAACCCCGGGGGAGTGGTCGGTCTCCCGCTGCCCCCGGAGGCGGTCGCCCAGCTCTGCCGGGCCGGCCGCACCGAACTGGACGGCCCCGCCTCCGGCGGCCGGGTCCGCCTCTTCGAACCGGACTGGCAGGACGACCCGATGGACTTCCTGGCCGCGGCGTCGGCGGAGTTCGCGGCGATCGGCGTGGTCACCACGGCCCGCCGCTGCCTGGCCGCGATCGAGACGGCCGACCCGGTGATGTTCGTGGGCATCGAACTCTCCCAGTGGGAGGGCGACTTGCGCGCGCTGCCGCTGGAGGCCCTGGGCAAGGCGCTGGGCCGGGTCCCGGTGAAGTGGCCGGTGAACCTGGTCCTGCTCGACGTGGCGGACGACCCCGTGGGCCACTGGATGCGGGAGAACGTGCGCCCCTTCTATCAGTACGGTCACTAG
- a CDS encoding AAA family ATPase, with product MTVTRTTAYATTGIALPRQPTAPARERCDERPAPVVRDLRGRAGHSPHGLLFGPRDLVVVTGLPGSGKSTLMHRTVQGIRVDSQDTRDRWDARLARLLPYALYRPLVRLAHYAGLRRALGTGEGVVVHDCGTQAWVRDWLAREARRRGGTLHLLLLDVTPGTALDGQRERGRGVSRYAFLRHRRAAGRLLRAAEKGRLPEGVGSAVLLDRAAADVLHRIGFEHRDGRDGPVAARRDGRGAR from the coding sequence ATCACGGTGACAAGGACCACGGCGTACGCGACGACGGGCATCGCCCTGCCCCGGCAGCCGACGGCCCCGGCCCGCGAGCGGTGCGACGAACGCCCCGCGCCGGTCGTCCGCGACCTGCGCGGCCGGGCCGGGCACAGCCCGCACGGCCTGCTCTTCGGCCCCCGGGACCTGGTCGTGGTCACCGGGCTGCCCGGCAGCGGCAAGTCCACCCTGATGCACCGCACCGTGCAGGGCATCCGCGTCGACTCCCAGGACACCCGCGACCGCTGGGACGCCCGCCTGGCCCGGCTCCTGCCGTACGCCCTCTACCGCCCGCTGGTCCGCCTCGCCCACTACGCGGGGCTGCGCCGGGCCCTCGGCACCGGCGAGGGCGTGGTCGTGCACGACTGCGGAACCCAGGCCTGGGTGCGCGACTGGCTGGCCCGGGAGGCCCGCCGCCGCGGCGGCACCCTGCACCTGCTGCTCCTCGACGTCACGCCGGGCACGGCACTGGACGGCCAGCGCGAGCGCGGCCGGGGCGTCTCCCGGTACGCCTTCCTGCGCCACCGCAGGGCGGCCGGCCGGCTGCTGCGCGCGGCGGAGAAGGGGAGGCTTCCCGAGGGCGTCGGCTCGGCGGTCCTCCTCGACCGGGCCGCGGCGGACGTACTGCACCGGATCGGCTTCGAGCACCGAGACGGCCGCGACGGACCGGTTGCGGCGCGCCGGGACGGCCGTGGCGCGCGGTGA
- the gcvT gene encoding glycine cleavage system aminomethyltransferase GcvT: protein MSSTDSAAPRRTALDALHRSLGATMTDFAGWDMPLRYGSERDEHVAVRTRAGLFDLSHMGEITVTGPQAAALLNHALVGNIASVGTGRARYTMICRADGGILDDLIVYRLAETEYLVVANASNAQVVLDALVERSAGFDAEVRDDRDAYALIAVQGPESPGILASLTDADLDGLKYYAGLPGTVAGVPALIARTGYTGEDGFELFVKPEHAVELWQALTKAGAPVGLVPCGLSCRDTLRLEAGMPLYGHELTTSLTPFDAGLGRVVKFEKEGDFVGRAALAEAAARAEQNPPRVLVGLVAEGRRVPRAGYPVVAGGEVIGEVTSGAPSPTLGRPIAMAYVDAAHSAPGTAGVGVDIRGSHEPYEVVALPFYKRQK from the coding sequence ATGAGCAGTACCGATTCCGCCGCACCCCGCCGTACCGCGCTCGATGCCCTGCACCGCTCGCTCGGCGCGACCATGACCGACTTCGCCGGCTGGGACATGCCCCTGCGCTACGGCTCCGAGCGCGACGAGCACGTCGCCGTACGGACCAGGGCCGGGCTCTTCGACCTGTCCCACATGGGCGAGATCACCGTGACCGGCCCGCAGGCCGCCGCCCTGCTGAACCACGCCCTGGTCGGGAACATCGCCTCCGTCGGCACGGGCCGGGCCCGCTACACCATGATCTGCCGCGCCGACGGCGGCATCCTGGACGACCTGATCGTCTACCGGCTGGCCGAGACCGAGTACCTGGTCGTCGCCAACGCCTCCAACGCCCAGGTCGTCCTCGACGCGCTCGTGGAGCGCTCCGCGGGGTTCGACGCCGAGGTCCGCGACGACCGGGACGCGTACGCGCTGATCGCGGTCCAGGGCCCGGAGTCCCCGGGCATCCTCGCCTCCCTCACCGACGCCGACCTGGACGGGCTGAAGTACTACGCCGGGCTGCCCGGCACCGTCGCCGGCGTCCCGGCGCTGATCGCGCGCACCGGCTACACCGGCGAGGACGGCTTCGAGCTGTTCGTGAAGCCGGAGCACGCGGTGGAGCTGTGGCAGGCGCTGACCAAGGCGGGTGCCCCCGTGGGCCTGGTGCCGTGCGGGCTGTCCTGCCGGGACACGCTGCGCCTCGAGGCGGGCATGCCGCTGTACGGGCACGAGCTCACCACCTCGCTCACCCCCTTCGACGCCGGGCTCGGCCGGGTGGTGAAGTTCGAGAAGGAGGGCGACTTCGTGGGGCGTGCCGCGCTCGCCGAGGCCGCCGCCCGCGCCGAGCAGAACCCGCCGCGGGTGCTCGTCGGCCTGGTCGCCGAGGGCCGCCGGGTGCCGCGCGCCGGGTACCCGGTGGTGGCCGGCGGCGAGGTGATCGGCGAGGTCACCTCGGGTGCCCCCTCCCCCACCCTGGGCAGGCCGATCGCCATGGCGTACGTCGACGCGGCGCACTCGGCGCCGGGCACGGCGGGCGTCGGGGTCGACATCCGGGGCAGTCACGAGCCGTACGAGGTCGTGGCACTGCCCTTCTACAAGCGCCAGAAGTAG
- the gcvH gene encoding glycine cleavage system protein GcvH produces the protein MSNPQQLRYSKEHEWLTAAEDGVATVGITEHAANALGDVVFVQLPAVGDTVTAGESCGELESTKSVSDLYAPVTGEITAVNEDVVDDPSLVNSAPFEGGWLFKVRVTDEPDDLLSADEYTAFIAG, from the coding sequence ATGAGCAACCCCCAGCAGCTGCGTTACAGCAAGGAGCACGAGTGGCTGACGGCCGCCGAGGACGGCGTGGCGACGGTCGGCATCACGGAGCACGCGGCCAACGCGCTCGGTGACGTCGTCTTCGTCCAGCTCCCGGCGGTCGGCGACACGGTGACCGCGGGCGAGTCCTGCGGCGAGCTGGAGTCGACCAAGTCGGTGTCCGACCTGTACGCGCCGGTGACCGGTGAGATCACCGCGGTCAACGAGGACGTCGTCGACGACCCGTCCCTGGTGAACTCGGCCCCCTTCGAGGGCGGCTGGCTGTTCAAGGTGCGCGTCACGGACGAGCCGGACGACCTGCTCTCCGCCGACGAGTACACCGCCTTCATCGCCGGCTGA
- the glyA gene encoding serine hydroxymethyltransferase: protein MSLLNTPLHELDPEVAAAVDAELARQQSTLEMIASENFAPLAVMEAQGSVLTNKYAEGYPGRRYYGGCEHVDVTEQIAIDRVKELFGAEYANVQPHSGASANQAALFALAQPGDTILGLDLAHGGHLTHGMRLNFSGKQFNVVAYHVDDAGLVDMAEVERLAKEHRPKVIIAGWSAYPRQLDFAEFRRIADEVEAYLWVDMAHFAGLVAAGLHPNPVPYADVVTSTTHKTLGGPRGGIILARKDFAKKLNSSVFPGFQGGPLEHVIAAKAVSFKVAASEDFKERQRRTVEGARILAERLTAADAREAGVNVLSGGTDVHLILVDLRESELDGQQAEDRLHEVGITVNRNAVPNDPRPPMVTSGLRIGTPALATRGFTAEDFAEVADVIAETLKPAYDAAALRARVEALTAKHPLYPGLNK from the coding sequence TTGTCGCTTCTGAACACGCCCCTGCACGAGCTCGACCCCGAGGTGGCCGCCGCGGTCGACGCGGAGCTGGCTCGCCAGCAGTCCACCCTGGAGATGATCGCCTCGGAGAACTTCGCTCCGCTCGCGGTCATGGAGGCGCAGGGCTCGGTCCTCACCAACAAGTACGCCGAGGGCTACCCGGGCCGCCGCTACTACGGCGGCTGCGAGCACGTCGACGTCACCGAGCAGATCGCCATCGACCGGGTGAAGGAGCTGTTCGGCGCCGAGTACGCCAACGTGCAGCCGCACTCCGGTGCCTCCGCCAACCAGGCGGCCCTGTTCGCGCTGGCCCAGCCCGGCGACACCATCCTGGGCTTGGACCTCGCCCACGGCGGCCACCTGACCCACGGCATGCGGCTGAACTTCTCCGGCAAGCAGTTCAACGTGGTGGCCTACCACGTCGACGACGCCGGCCTGGTCGACATGGCCGAGGTGGAGCGGCTCGCCAAGGAGCACCGCCCGAAGGTGATCATCGCGGGCTGGTCGGCGTACCCGCGGCAGCTGGACTTCGCGGAGTTCCGCCGGATCGCGGACGAGGTCGAGGCGTACCTGTGGGTCGACATGGCCCACTTCGCCGGCCTGGTCGCGGCGGGCCTGCACCCGAACCCGGTCCCCTACGCGGACGTGGTCACCTCCACCACCCACAAGACGCTCGGCGGCCCGCGCGGCGGCATCATCCTGGCCCGCAAGGACTTCGCGAAGAAGCTGAACTCGTCCGTCTTCCCGGGCTTCCAGGGCGGTCCCCTGGAGCACGTGATCGCGGCGAAGGCGGTCTCCTTCAAGGTCGCGGCGAGCGAGGACTTCAAGGAGCGCCAGCGTCGTACGGTGGAGGGGGCCCGCATCCTGGCGGAGCGGCTCACCGCCGCCGACGCCCGCGAGGCCGGCGTGAACGTCCTGTCCGGCGGCACGGACGTCCACCTGATCCTCGTCGACCTGCGCGAGTCCGAGCTGGACGGGCAGCAGGCCGAGGACCGTCTCCACGAGGTCGGCATCACGGTCAACCGCAACGCCGTCCCGAACGACCCGCGGCCTCCGATGGTCACCTCGGGTCTGCGGATCGGCACCCCGGCGCTGGCCACCCGCGGCTTCACGGCCGAGGACTTCGCCGAGGTCGCGGACGTGATCGCCGAGACGCTGAAGCCGGCCTACGACGCGGCGGCCCTCAGGGCCCGGGTCGAGGCGCTGACGGCGAAGCACCCGCTTTACCCCGGTCTGAACAAGTAG